A segment of the Labrus bergylta chromosome 11, fLabBer1.1, whole genome shotgun sequence genome:
cgtgtatctcatagccagttttatggtaagacttcagcatccagccgaagatttctgccttttaataagacagttttttcttactactgtaactttttctgctttgctaaagtgctcatgatggataacatctttgtaacataacaataagtaaggtcttttccctgctttttgtaacataacaataagtaaggtcttttacctgcttttgtaacatatcaatgagtaaggtctcttacctgctttttgtaacataacaatgagtaaggtcttttacctgcttttgtaacataacaataagtaaggtctcttacctgctttttgtaacataacaatgagtaaggtcttttacctgcttttgtaacataacaataagtaaggtctttttacctgctttttgtaaagtgtctcgagataacacttgttatgagttgatgctatacaaataaaaattgattggttgattgattgacactTCTCATTTCCCCAGCCTTCCTTTGGATTCTGTAAAACCATCGTCCTTTCTATCGTTACATCTAATGACCTTGTACATGAGTTAGAAAATAAACAGGGAATTAGATGTTTTAATTGAAGAAAGGacatataaaatgtattttcaaaatagGGCAGAGTGGATGGAAAAAGGGGAGAAATGTATAAAATTGTTCCTGAGACTTCAACAAagaaaattattaaaaaagaacattacTAACCTACAAAATAATGGGGAAATGTTACATAGACCGACAGATATAagatatattatataatataagaTATTCTCGTTCCAGCCGCAAACCattcaaagagaaaatgtgaatGTGGTCAAACTTTTCCTGAGCATTATGAAAGAAATATTCAGTCTGATATAATGTCCTTTAACTCAGGCAGAACTCCTGGTTTAGATGGAATACCCACAGAAGTTTATCAGAAATTTTTCGACTTAATCAAGAACCCAttacttttgtgttttaattttacATATAATGTTGGATAACTGTCAAATTCTCAAAAAGAGGGCCTCATTTCACTACACTAAACAGGAAACCCAATGGTCAATATAAGGACACAGTAGATCTTAAGAACTGGAGACCAATCACACTCCAATGCCCATAGATTGAAAAAAGTGTTGTCTAATATTATTCATCAGAACCAATCAGGTTTTATGCAGGTTCCCTTCATTGGTAATAACATAAGACAATTGTTAGAAGTTATAGAAAATTATGAATTAGAAAAAGAGGCTGGCTTGATATTTTTTGCTGATTTGGAGAAGGCTTTTGATAAAATTCGTTtggaatttatttttaagtgtttggGATTCTTTAACTTCGGTGAATCATTGATTAATTGGATTAGAGCTCTATATAATGGTACCAACTGCaaaattattaataatgaatatatGTCTAAGTCTGTTTCCTTATTAAAAGGGGTAAAACAAGGATGTCCACTGTCCTCATATCTGTTTGCTGATGATGCCAGTTTCCTGATAAATCCAAAACGTTCCTGTGTGAAAGCCCTCCTCGAAGACTTGGACGTTTTCTCTAAAATATCTAGTCTAAATCCAAACTATGGAAAATGTGTTATACTTAGAATAGGGACTTTAAAGGGTACTAACTTTAATTTGCCATGTAACTTCCTGATTACTTGGACTGATGGACCAGTCAATGTGCTGGGGGATAGTGATTCCATAGGATCTGAAAGATCTATGTACAATTATAGTAACAAAATGGTTAAGATGAATAAAATGTTACAAATTTGGAGGGGTAAAACCCTAACACTCTTCGGAAAGATTTCTCTGGTAAACTCTCTTGTAGTGCCACATTTCACATATCTCTTTATGTCACTCCCTAGCCCATCTCAGCAGAGACGTGCGGTCAGGGGAGGCAGGTGAGGCAGAGCCTCACCACCCTCAGggattataaataaatatcaaaataaaaataaaaactttaaaggcCGCTTTTATTCAAAAGATGTACTTGCATACAGACTGGTTTTTATCCAAGTTAGTGGAAGGTATTCATCCCCTGTTCCAAAGAAGGCTTTACCCCTTTTTGCAAATCCAACCTCGTCATACAGGTTTAGTGGAGAACTTACTGGGAAACTTATCTGTATTTTTGAAAGAGGTAATGCAGAGTTGGTTATGTTTCCAGAGGGAAGAAATGAGGTTTTACAGCAGGTTAACTCTAATAACTTGAATGAAGGGAAGCCAGttttcttgggggggggggggggggggttgctcattacatttaaagagacacacataccaaaacggagcgttctgagagagctggtttatacagggtcacaaaactcctctgatgcttgattcatgttatattttgaccaaagcacagcacagatgtttcatttagaccacagaggactgtttgaaaaggtggaggaggaggagaatatgtcaccttcaAAATTAATGTCAGCCACTGCAAAGGGACcatggtaaaataaaaaactacaaaactcaatattaaaaggtattttatttaaattcagtaTGAAAACTAGACTTCAAAATAATTTCCCCTTTGATGCGCAATAAAAATAACGTTTTATAAATGCTTGACTGAATAAACTAATTGATCTAAATAGagattttacacaaaaaaataattactaGCTGATATTTAGATTGGATTGATGCATGTTTTGTACCACagcaaaaaaatgtcttcagagAAAGCGTGAGAACTTAGCTTTTACTGTCGATGGAAAATCATTTCGAGACAGTCTCAGCACAGAGCTGAAGTTATACCACAGgtaaacaggaaacatgctCTAACCTCACCTGCAGCATGCTTACAGTAAATGTGGTTTAGCAGAACAGTTCCCACGTTTTCAGGTTCCCATACAAATACAGGCATTAAGTTAGGTGCATCACAAGCTGTCTCAGTTTCTCAATAGCCAGTCAGACTATAAAAACCTGCTTAACTTTTCTTTGGTATTCCAAGGAATAGAACATAGACAAAACGTTTTCTGCatcaaaacttttttatttttttatttcaatggtTACCCGCATGAAGAAGTGTGAATTAAAACATGTGATAACTCGGAAGGGGTTTTAGTGTTTGCAGTTCTaaaaagcagtgttttttttgtcttgtgagGAATAGAATTAGTGATAGATGGGGGGCAGGGGGTGGGGAAAGGCCTCAGTACCCTACTGGTAATATATGCAGCCCCATTGTGGTGAATCAATGCACCGTGCAATAATGGGGGCTAAGGAGGTGGGAGAGGCTGTAGGGGAGCCATGATGAGATGTCTTTTGCCTCATGGTGTAACCCCTCACCACCAAATGCACTCAAGAACAACCATTGTTAGCCTAACTCTCAAGCAAAGTGCATCTACCATTCATATCTGGCTTGTTATTTTGCTTATACCAAAGAACTGGAAAGAGACAAAAGTCCAAGGGCAAGCCAATGTCAAGACTCAATAACTTTGTTTCACTGACAGGAATGCTGATACTGGGCTCCGTTACTGCTGTTAAGGATATGCTGTGAAAGTCTATGTATGGATGTACATGCATTGTGTTTTTAGTACCTACTGGAAGTCAGGTGAGAACTTTTTTATTCTGTGAAATGTCTGAGCACATGTTTAAGCAgtagtttgtatgtttgtagTTTACTGGTTGATATGAAACCGTATGGTTTAGAATTCAAAACTGTATGTTTTCAAATATAACATCCTAACCAAAAAGGAAGAATGCACtagtttttaaagtttagtCTTATCCCAAAAACTGCTTGCACTTTTATTTAGTTAACATCACTGCTCTGTTAGGGGATCAAGTCGAGCTCCAGATAATATTATACATGCAAGGCAAAATTTTCTTACAGGCTTTAGCTTAAAGTGAACTGAAGTGCAAATAGTGAAAATAGAAATGTCACCAAAAAGTAATTGAGTATTTGACACTTCTTCTGCAGGATGAATCTAAGTGCTCTCAGTTTAAGAGACAACGCCAATCAATTCAAAGTGATTTGCTAAATGGAGATGGTGGCTGAGGGGAGGGAGCAGTATTTTATAGGTCCCTTCCTTGGAAAAGCACAGACAATGAGAACAAAACCAAAGTATTGTATCTAAATAAGGAGGACAAGGAACAATAGGCGTCTGTGTACGGAaattgagtagtttttttttttttttgaggaggaCCAACAGATGACTGGCATAGACTGACTAAtttaacacaaaacatttctcaaaaaTGGGAGTTAATACAGGGATTTTTTGGATGGCATCTCCAATCATTAAAAGCTCTAGataatatttttgtttaagtctctgccaaatattttttattgtttgaactAAAATATTGTCAACATGACTTTCAGGGTGCAAAAGTTGCAACTTCACacaaaaaagtgtgaaaatgattGTCCAAAGCTGCCTTAACCTGAGtgtaaattaaaatcaaataacagATGTTTCTTAATATTGCTGCCATAGATAATGATCACCTGCCCCTGCAGTCCCCCTCAGCTCTACTTTTcattttgcacacaaaaaataaaaatgtgattccTTGGCCACAACagcaaaacagcaacaaagtaaaaagcaaaagaaagttGATATTCTTTGACCTACATTTCAGAGGTGTCTAGAAACACAACTCCAAATGATTCTTGTAGCTCTGTGTCACCtgtatgtgttaatgtgttaacAGTTGTTCAATTTAATGCAGGTAGGATGTGACCCACTACCCACATCCCATGGACATGATGACCCAGGGCAGAGGAAGAATTTGGGAAGGCATTGGGAGACAAGTGCACCGGTTTATTCTCGCCTATCTTCTCTTGCTGGCTTTACCATGCACTGGCTTCCTCCCCAACTTTTGGTCTAGAGTGTTAACGTTATCCTGGGACTCGCAAACCCATCAATACATCACTGAGCAGGCCATTCTCAATGTCACCATGGAGACTCTAAGAGACATAAAGAAACACCAAGAAAACCATGTAGAGAATCAGGTGAGCTGTTTGAAGCAGCCAAGTTTTTACCATACATTCAGGAGGCATAAATTTTTTTGAATATTGGttgatatatttaaaatatctatATGTATTTTAAGATATCACTTAATTATAGGTGGGACGGTATTGAGCCGCCTTTGGTGGTTCTGTTCAGttaatgtataaaataaaaaacgggTCATGTCTGTTTACATACAACTTTGTTATATTTGAGCACAGAACTTCACTTCTTTTCAGTAATGGTTCTGTGTTCCTCCCAGACCAGACTGGGCCGAGGCTTCTGGAGAGCTGTGGGAGAGGTGGTGAAATCCAACGCAGCCATGGACTTCCTGAGCTCCACCAGGGCGGACCCAGTGTATCACTTTGATTCAGAGCGCGTGGACAGCGCCATTGTGATGTTACGGCAGTTCTGGGCCAAGACTCTGCTCTCAGTGAGGGCCAAACAGTACCAAAGTGCTCGTCACAGCTTGGGCCAGCTATTTCACTCCCTGCAGGTACAGTACACGGTGGCACTATTATACAAATACATTAGAAAAAgaactaaatataaatgtgatATACAGTaactagggctgtcagcattagtTAATCAAGATGAATTAAGACCTGAAATTAATGCAATCATTTTTTAGCGCCATTAGCAACAGCTGACAAGTCACAACTAATATCCATCTTacgacatcaaacatttcacttttttattgttCCTTTAAGCTCTTTCCATTTAGTTTTGGATCCATAACTAGTGTTGTACTcaaattggtcttggtctcaagtcCGGTCTCGAGACAACGTTTtaatggtcttggtctcgtctcggaatcgaaagtgtttttattcagtCTTGTCTCGGTTTTGGAGTCGGCAGACTCCGGATATCAAATGAAGACCGGTCAataccaccactgacaggctatttttCCTTGTCATTACTTTGATTCGAAGGAAAACAGCCccttttctaaaagaacaaataactttaacTCATTCATAACTTGACTTTTAATACCAGTTATGGCTGCAACCTTCACAGTGTTACAGTCAAACAGAGTGAAACACCtactgcacacaagatgatgatttgtcTGTGATagttatggtcttggtcttgtcttgtcttggtctcggaacACTACAACACTATCCATAACAAGTTAATGTCATACCCTTCAATCTTCTGGAAGgttcttactttatttcaaaataaatgcagagttgaattcaaacagcaagtaaagaactctcagcttaagacagttcAAAAATTCTAAATAAATCCTaactttgcattttaatttttaaatgtaaaataaaggtaTTTTAAATGTGCgattaaaaattaaatcaaccacaaataaatattaaaattaagAGACTTAAATTaagcgattaaaaaaaaaaagtcctttgaCAGCCTTAGATATAACCAAAACCCACAAtgttaaccttaaaaaaatatagtaCTCTGCTAACAGAGCTTAAGCCTTAAGCTTTTTATGACTATATCGAGAGATCCCAAAACAGTTTATGAAGAGTCAGAATATTAAGGGATGAGATCAGCAGTGAATAAAGACACATAGATTGTAGTTATGGGTCTTCTGTTGGAGCATTATTCCTGTCAATGTTTTATGACAAAAGTAACCATGCTATGCTTTTCTAAACTTCTTTTATGCCAGGACTTCTACAGTCACAGTAACTGGGTTGAGATGGGCAAGCAGTTAATTTACCTCCACCTCCTGCAGCCAGAGGAGCCTGCCATCCCTGTGGCTAATGGTAATCAATATATTCACCACTGATTATTGAGTTACAAGAATGAGAGATGAATTTATTAATCATTTGGGCATGAAACCACTTTATGATAGACTGAGCCAGATACAGGTTGAGTATCATTATGCACACCTTCACTAAAATGTGTCAGCCAATAGTTTAAGTTGTACTTACTGGCCTGTTGCATTCTTGGTGTtcccatgttttaaaaataatatgacATGTGTGAAAGGTTCACAGATCCTCCCATGTACCTGTGCTTAAGATGTTTTTTCTGGCTTGCTATTGATGGATGTTAAGCTGACAAGCTAGAATAACATAAATACATCATAGCTCTTTGACATTTACCAATGCCTTTTGGATTGTCCTCTCACTTGTAGCAGAAACAATATATTGTTCTCTGGACCAAAATATAGTTAATACAGATGGGCACCTTGAAAAGGTATTAAACCATTTACAATATGCTACTTTACCTAAGGGTACCAAAATGGCTAGAGCTCTGCAGTCAATAAAGCCTGTTTAATGAAGGGTAACACAGCAACAAGTAGGTGCAGTAGGTGCAGCGATGTGTCACCTGTTGGTTTTGGAAAATCTACATTGAACATGCTTTTGTtagttgttttctgtttaagaGAATGTAGACCTAAATGCAGGCAAACAGGAAAGGCACGTTGACTTGAGACTGAGCTAACCAAATAAAAGGTCAGTCATTTTTCATTGGAAAGACAGCTAGAATAAAGGTCCACATGCATGTTACTGGGAACAGAAGGGAACTCCATTCTATACAACCACACCTAGTAACATGTACAATATAAAAAGACACAAGTATTTACACAGTTATACCATGtggatgataataaaaaatggaaagcTGGTGTGCAGGGAGTCAGCCGACCAGGTGACAATAGAGATGCTTTTTGTATAAATTATCTACAGAATATATCATCAAACAAATCAGTCTCTATCTCTGGATAAATAGGGTAACATTTGTAATGATCATTTTCacttcagagagaaaaagaaatcaagcaTGTATAAtgcttaataaattaaaaatgtaagtcTTAAGATTTGGCTTTCATGAATAGTCAATTAATTATTCAGCTGACAGGTCAATTGGcaataaatgataataataataataaatatcatAATGACATTATCATTTAATTGTTTCAGCCATTTATCAGCAGAAATGCCACACATTCCCTGGTCTACATCCCAACTTCTCAAACTGCTGTTTTAATAGATATGACAgtgtattgaaaaccttaagcTTTAGGACAGTTAATCAGACATCACTGGGGTGAACGCTAAGGATTTAATGATTTTTACCTTTTACTATACCCAATATATGAGGGCCTAGGTAAATGTTGTGTAGTTTCTCTGGCGCTCATTATATTAAACATGTGAACTGATTATGGAATTAAAGGCCTTTAATCCCTAAACCAAAGGTAACACCAGTTTGCAAGTATTTACTGTATCTTTCAAGATACGGTTTGCTTGTGCAGTAATGATTTGTAGCTTTTCATTGCCTTAACCCTCTTTCCTTACACCTACAGGCAACACTCCTACCTGTATGGAGTGCTTCAGTATAACCTGTCGAGGTAACCTTCTGCCCAgactcacaaaaacacagcaagaTTCCCAGCTGCTCACCACTGGCTACTTCAGCACCTTCCCCAAAAAACCTCAGGGTGTGTCATTACAACTTCAACTCCAACAGCTCATAAAATACACTTgaataaagtgtattttcttacATATAACGTCTGAAtggctttttacttttttaaaggctttatatgtgattttttgatccagcagatgtcgcccttgagcaccagcatgaaaccaaaacaacttgcgctgcattgttgtgttagcatgctaatgctagtgatctttattatgcttgtatcttcacactgcatgtaaatttacctgaaatgagcgtgatctagaaacacagttaagcagtgagtacagtatgttattcttcttttctctagtccctcaattaaacaacttttatacacgaggggaggagtcagccggccgtcccgccgatgtaaacaaagtgaagataggactctaaaaactctgaaagcatcacagacagtgggactcgggtgttacacccattgtagacagtcatgactcacagagttattttcagaggatatacttgatttctattatatttaagtgtgaaaaatcgcatataaagactttaaactcaCTTTTCACAGGCAAATGCAGTCATGGAGGAATATTGGATAGTAGCCGCTATATGGGGGCCAAAGGGGGCATCAACAAGGACAGCACCTCACCTATCTTCTCCCCTCACCATTTCCTCCATGTGGAAGCTGCCACTTTAGCTACTGAGGCTACTCTGAGTGTCCTGAGAGACCTCAGAGACACTGTGGGACACAAAACCTTCCTAAGGTAAGTTTAAACTGCTGTTTAATTTTTCTTGCAGTATTTTCGTCAGAGGAAGAAACAGTGGGCTCCACAGTGGGTTTTGCGATTCCTCAAATAACACTATTTATGACAAAAATATCTTCAGCTTTTGAGTGAACTTTTGAGGAAATATGTCCTTTGACAGGCTCTTCAGTGTGAAGCAGGTTCCTGCATTGGTATTTGTCATGGACACCACGGGAAGTATGTTTGAGGAGATAACTGCTGCTCGCCTTCGGGTTCATTCTATCATCCAGAGCCGCGCCCGCAGCACTGAACATCCTGGCACTTTTCTCCTTGTGCCTTTCCATGACCCAGGTGATGGTCTAAGTCAGAAATTCCCTGTCTAGTGGATAGAGCTTGAAAGGTCTGCCATCAGAGCTGGAAACGATCTCTGTTGACTTTGAAACACTTCagcaaaacactgaagacttaTCGTGCTATAATCCTTGATTACTTCCCTCCTTTACCGCTTTTCTTTTAACTTCAATAGATGTTGTTGCTATTGTCAAATAGTGTTTCATACATTTAGATTAATAGTAAAATGTACTTTATAGCGATTGACATAAACTTAGGGCCTGGCCTATCTCTAAATCCATGGTAAGTAAGATGCACAGATGATTGAAGCAAAACTTTTATAAAACTTTTCTCATCTCATCTAATCAGGAAGAACTTTGTTGAATCACAATTACTTGACTTGAACCCCATCCAACAAATTATTACAGATAACACTCTGACTATGAAATGAAATTCAACAAATCAAACGTGTGtaaactgtttgtgttcactttgCTTTTGCCATGAAGTAGATCTTAAAGAAATATTCTCCTTTAAAAAATGCTAGCCTATCTCTGAACAATGGTAAGATTACAGTCACTCTGCACCTACccaacactttaaaaaactaaaaaacatgactttttgaaatgtgttgtcTCTGGATTTTTGTATAGACTAAACAGATGTGATACAATATATTACTAAGTAAGTGTTAGAGgtataattgttttttataacaATTGTGCAAAGCTAGGCCAACTATTTTCTCCTGTCTTCAGTCTTTAAGCTGAGCTAAGCTAAAAtaagctaaactaagctaagctacaTTAGATACCATATTGTCATGGTGGTGtaagctttttttattcaactcCCAGCAAACTGCTGAAATATTTTGATAGGCATTGTGAAATTCAGCTTTGTAGTCAAGGTTAGCGTTCCATTTTAGTTTAATGGTTATTATTCATATTTGATCGATCTGCTGATAGTTCTGCTCACAAAGTCATAAGTCTTGGTAAACCATCTAACTTTTCTATCTACTGCGTTGTGCCAGGGTTTGGACCAGTCTTTGAGACTGATAATCCAGACCAGTTTATGACTTTTATGGAGAACCTGATGGCACTGGGAGGAGGTGATGAACCAGAGATGTGCTTCTCTGCTGTTCAGGTAAATGAGGTGCAATCTGTTTCTAACACTGTGATCAGAGTATGAGAATTTCATGTAGCAACTAATTACCCATCCTGCTGTCTGTTTTCAGTTGGCTCTCACTCATAGTCCACCGTTGTCAGAGATATTTGTATTCACTGATGCTTCCCCTAAAGACGCCCACTTGTTTGATGCAGTAAAGGCCCTCGCACTGGAGAAACAGAGCAAGGTAGGTTTCGATTATCAAAGAGGATTAACCTCAAATAGAGTTACATAAATATCTATATTGCACAAATGCAGTTTAAATGTTGCCACAGGTTACATTCCTGCTTACTGAGGACCCCAACTCCTCAAAAGAGAGTAGAGgacggaggaagaggaggaggaggatgagcagGGAACTTCTGTCTCCTGATCGTTTTTCTCTCTACTCTTCCCTGTCCTCTCTGTCAGGAGGACTGACAATATTCACCACCAACTCTGACATCCACAAAGTGTCTGCCATAGTGGAGGataacacagctgctgacaAGGTTTGGCAAATCTTACACTCTTCACTTGTCTGTTTGCACCAACTGCTAGTTGAAATGTCTATTTCATAGCTGCTAAATGCTTCACAAAAAAGAACTAATAGGAAGGGAATGGGTCTTTAAAACTTAGGGTGTGCATGGTTTAGCAATAATCATGTGTCCTTGTACAAGATGACATGTGACCAGTTTTTAGTAGTTTGTTATCAGACACTTTGAATCTCTTTGAGGTCAAAACATTTTTTCCGTCCTCCCAGGTGACCCTCCTTCATGTGGAAAGTGACCAAGAGCTGATGTCCTCCCATTCCTTCAGAGTGGACAACTCAGTAAAAAACATCACACTGCATGTCACTGGCAGTCTAACTAAATGTATTCTCACCAGTCCATCAGGTAATCAGGGACAGTCATATTCATTTACAAGCTGTTGATGACAGCTATATCCAGgcatcatgttgttttttaattcttgGAACTACTGTCTTTGAACAGCTCTCAGTACTTGTCCATACATTTCACTGCCACTGCTATTCTTTGCATTCAAGTTATTCACGTTTACATCATCCTTCCTTTGCCAGACCAAATCCAGTCTTTGTTGAGAGAGCAGAGACCTCTGGCCGAGTTACAGCATTTTGAGGGTCTTTACCGCATCACCCTGCTTTCTCCTTTACAACCAGGCTTGTGGAAACTGCAAGCCAAGAGTGATGGACACCTTACATTTAATGTAATAGGTAAAGAGGGAACCTGTGTATGACACACAACAAGTTCACTAAGAGGTTATGACCAGTGCATTAGTCATTGCGGAActccatttgtctttttttctgtaggtGACAGCAGTTTAGATTTCCTTTATTACTTTGCCACCGTAACCAATGAGACACATCCAGGTCTGGCCAGAATGGAGGGCAGTCCAGTGGCTGGTAAGTCATTGGTATTTTGGTATTTCACTTATATTGCATTGGTGATGTGTTAATCATAAAATCACTCGCTTTCCTGTCACTTTGCAAAACCGACTGTTTCCTTGTTTTCACAGGTGTCGCTGCATTCCTGGTGCTGGCAGTGACAGGTGTCGCTCCAGATGAGGAGATGTCTTTCAGTCATGTGATGCTGCTGGGAGCTGACGGGGAGAACATCCAGCAGGTGAAgctgaactcctcctcctcttcatcatcgtTCTCTGTGGAGGAGCTGGTGGGATGGGTGGAGTCTGTCCCCAGAGTTCCCTTCAGTGTTCGACTGCTGGGCCAAGACAGGAAAGGAAACAAGCTGGAGCGTGTTTCCACAGAGATGATCCATCCAACTCATGTTCAGATACAGGTAGTTCTTCTGCATAGCAGGACGTGAATTTAATAATGTGAATTCTGTTTGTCAGAAAATATGCCTATTAGCCcataaaatgtttcaaatgttcgTTAGTGATGTACAACAAAAGAGGATGTACTTATTGAACATTttatattgaaaataaaactttataattattattatactttattaattatttattgtacctcactgctgctgtcatagtgtgtgtgtctctgtctcctcaggtGCTTTCAGTCTCCTGTCTAGTACCTGGTCACAGCACAATGGTGGACTTTGATGTCCTGAACCACGGCCCAGCCCGACTCTTCAGTCTGACTGGTGATGATGACTATGGCTATTTTCAAAAGAAAGGACATCACAGGTAGAGCTGAATGAACAGCAACATTTTTATCATGCCATTTTATGTCCTATTTGTCTTCAATTGGCAATCACTTGCCGTATGATTGCAGTAtcataaagaaacatttctcttttttaaatgttaagttTCTCTCCCTCAGGTTCCATGTTGCAGAGCAAGGCTCCTTCCACGGTCAGGTGGAACTCCACACTCCTGCCACAGCTCAGGCAGGAGCTACTGTCACCCTTACACTTACTGTCCGTGCGCATGACTCTCCAGACTTAAACTATGCAGTGT
Coding sequences within it:
- the vwa7 gene encoding von Willebrand factor A domain-containing protein 7 isoform X1, which codes for MDMMTQGRGRIWEGIGRQVHRFILAYLLLLALPCTGFLPNFWSRVLTLSWDSQTHQYITEQAILNVTMETLRDIKKHQENHVENQTRLGRGFWRAVGEVVKSNAAMDFLSSTRADPVYHFDSERVDSAIVMLRQFWAKTLLSVRAKQYQSARHSLGQLFHSLQDFYSHSNWVEMGKQLIYLHLLQPEEPAIPVANGNTPTCMECFSITCRGNLLPRLTKTQQDSQLLTTGYFSTFPKKPQGKCSHGGILDSSRYMGAKGGINKDSTSPIFSPHHFLHVEAATLATEATLSVLRDLRDTVGHKTFLRLFSVKQVPALVFVMDTTGSMFEEITAARLRVHSIIQSRARSTEHPGTFLLVPFHDPGFGPVFETDNPDQFMTFMENLMALGGGDEPEMCFSAVQLALTHSPPLSEIFVFTDASPKDAHLFDAVKALALEKQSKVTFLLTEDPNSSKESRGRRKRRRRMSRELLSPDRFSLYSSLSSLSGGLTIFTTNSDIHKVSAIVEDNTAADKVTLLHVESDQELMSSHSFRVDNSVKNITLHVTGSLTKCILTSPSDQIQSLLREQRPLAELQHFEGLYRITLLSPLQPGLWKLQAKSDGHLTFNVIGDSSLDFLYYFATVTNETHPGLARMEGSPVAGVAAFLVLAVTGVAPDEEMSFSHVMLLGADGENIQQVKLNSSSSSSSFSVEELVGWVESVPRVPFSVRLLGQDRKGNKLERVSTEMIHPTHVQIQVLSVSCLVPGHSTMVDFDVLNHGPARLFSLTGDDDYGYFQKKGHHRFHVAEQGSFHGQVELHTPATAQAGATVTLTLTVRAHDSPDLNYAVSYLTVVPPDADTSPPSCSAAQVSSTCPDICSQSNWSVSLVVSDRGHSGLAALQLKKGEGILTLFQNPPPSEHGTGEAKPGTDQQQAEKNKTTSGGHQQHHHKARLEKGEPTLNLSEWALGSSQPLWVRYTSSCCSAQAEFLIWDTAGNMRRCHLTCGQQRQQRDMSTDISSAGQKTLTGVLFLFFGLLFCVL
- the vwa7 gene encoding von Willebrand factor A domain-containing protein 7 isoform X2, which gives rise to MVLCSSQTRLGRGFWRAVGEVVKSNAAMDFLSSTRADPVYHFDSERVDSAIVMLRQFWAKTLLSVRAKQYQSARHSLGQLFHSLQDFYSHSNWVEMGKQLIYLHLLQPEEPAIPVANGNTPTCMECFSITCRGNLLPRLTKTQQDSQLLTTGYFSTFPKKPQGKCSHGGILDSSRYMGAKGGINKDSTSPIFSPHHFLHVEAATLATEATLSVLRDLRDTVGHKTFLRLFSVKQVPALVFVMDTTGSMFEEITAARLRVHSIIQSRARSTEHPGTFLLVPFHDPGFGPVFETDNPDQFMTFMENLMALGGGDEPEMCFSAVQLALTHSPPLSEIFVFTDASPKDAHLFDAVKALALEKQSKVTFLLTEDPNSSKESRGRRKRRRRMSRELLSPDRFSLYSSLSSLSGGLTIFTTNSDIHKVSAIVEDNTAADKVTLLHVESDQELMSSHSFRVDNSVKNITLHVTGSLTKCILTSPSDQIQSLLREQRPLAELQHFEGLYRITLLSPLQPGLWKLQAKSDGHLTFNVIGDSSLDFLYYFATVTNETHPGLARMEGSPVAGVAAFLVLAVTGVAPDEEMSFSHVMLLGADGENIQQVKLNSSSSSSSFSVEELVGWVESVPRVPFSVRLLGQDRKGNKLERVSTEMIHPTHVQIQVLSVSCLVPGHSTMVDFDVLNHGPARLFSLTGDDDYGYFQKKGHHRFHVAEQGSFHGQVELHTPATAQAGATVTLTLTVRAHDSPDLNYAVSYLTVVPPDADTSPPSCSAAQVSSTCPDICSQSNWSVSLVVSDRGHSGLAALQLKKGEGILTLFQNPPPSEHGTGEAKPGTDQQQAEKNKTTSGGHQQHHHKARLEKGEPTLNLSEWALGSSQPLWVRYTSSCCSAQAEFLIWDTAGNMRRCHLTCGQQRQQRDMSTDISSAGQKTLTGVLFLFFGLLFCVL